A part of Emcibacter nanhaiensis genomic DNA contains:
- the mrdA gene encoding penicillin-binding protein 2 — translation MSQSDDLKYKVYTRRASIIAGGMMVLSSALIGRMYYLQVVGRSQYELLADENRISLRLLQPERGKILDRYGELLAGNRVDYRVNLIPEQADNVEATLAALSELVTLSDRDYKRILKAIKRQRSFLPVAVAQNLDWETFANVNVNIPDLPGIQPDVGTTRFYPEKGYLAHLVGYVGSVSEKDLGRSEDPLLELPGFKIGKNGMERELESRLRGQAGNSRVEVNALGRVIRELSRQDSAPGEDVQLTIDLELQKFAAERVRDQSAAVVVMDVHNGDILASASTPSYDPNDFNFGISQKKWDELRNDIRHPLVNKAVSGAYPPGSTFKMVVALAALEAGVIDDTEEIFCNGKYKLGNHTFHCWKKYGHGKVDLEHAIAGSCDVYFYEVAGRVGIDKIQEVAHRFGLGKSFDIGIPGEVDGLIPGKGWKFATQGVKWQGGDTANAGIGQGYVLTTPIQLAVMTSRMVNGGYAVNPRIIMPSQNDTPVPPEKIPVSRAHLELVKKGMSMVVNDPKGTAHYYIHHSKTYSMGGKTGTSQVRRISKAERDEGIRKYDEKPWIEREHALFVGYGPVEAPRYAVSVLVEHGGGGASSASPIAGDVMRYLQEKDRRKRDLQQGERHA, via the coding sequence TTGTCCCAGTCAGACGACCTCAAGTATAAAGTCTATACCCGCCGGGCAAGCATCATTGCCGGCGGCATGATGGTGCTGTCGTCAGCGCTGATCGGACGGATGTATTATCTGCAGGTGGTCGGGCGCAGCCAGTACGAGCTTCTGGCCGACGAGAACCGGATCAGCCTGCGGTTGCTGCAACCGGAACGGGGCAAGATCCTGGACCGCTACGGCGAGCTGCTGGCCGGGAACAGGGTTGATTATCGGGTTAACCTGATCCCTGAACAGGCGGATAACGTGGAAGCCACCCTGGCAGCCTTGTCTGAACTGGTGACACTGTCCGACCGGGACTATAAACGCATCCTCAAAGCCATCAAAAGGCAGCGCTCGTTCCTGCCGGTGGCGGTGGCGCAGAACCTGGACTGGGAAACCTTTGCCAACGTTAATGTGAATATTCCGGACCTGCCCGGCATCCAGCCCGATGTGGGGACAACCCGCTTTTACCCCGAAAAGGGGTATCTTGCCCATCTGGTGGGATATGTGGGATCGGTCAGCGAAAAGGACCTGGGCCGTTCCGAAGATCCCCTGCTTGAACTGCCCGGCTTCAAGATCGGCAAGAACGGCATGGAGCGGGAACTGGAAAGCCGTCTGCGCGGTCAGGCCGGCAACAGCAGGGTCGAGGTCAATGCGCTTGGACGTGTTATCCGGGAACTTTCCCGCCAGGACAGCGCGCCCGGCGAGGACGTGCAGCTGACCATTGATCTGGAGCTTCAGAAATTTGCGGCGGAACGGGTGCGTGACCAGAGTGCCGCCGTCGTGGTGATGGATGTGCATAACGGGGACATTCTGGCCAGTGCCTCGACACCGTCCTACGATCCCAATGATTTTAATTTCGGGATCAGCCAGAAAAAATGGGATGAACTGAGGAACGATATCCGTCATCCGCTGGTCAATAAGGCCGTTTCCGGCGCTTATCCGCCGGGCTCCACTTTTAAGATGGTGGTGGCGCTGGCGGCACTGGAAGCCGGTGTCATCGACGACACGGAAGAAATTTTCTGCAACGGTAAATACAAGCTTGGCAACCATACCTTCCATTGCTGGAAAAAATACGGCCATGGCAAGGTTGATCTGGAGCATGCCATTGCCGGCTCCTGCGATGTTTATTTTTACGAAGTGGCGGGCCGGGTCGGCATCGACAAGATTCAGGAAGTCGCACACCGGTTTGGCCTGGGCAAAAGTTTTGATATCGGCATCCCGGGCGAAGTCGACGGCCTGATCCCCGGCAAGGGCTGGAAGTTTGCCACCCAGGGCGTCAAATGGCAGGGCGGTGATACCGCCAATGCGGGGATCGGCCAGGGGTATGTGCTGACGACGCCGATCCAGCTTGCTGTCATGACGTCCAGAATGGTCAATGGCGGCTATGCCGTGAACCCCCGGATTATCATGCCGTCGCAAAATGATACGCCGGTGCCCCCTGAAAAAATCCCGGTATCCCGGGCGCATCTTGAATTGGTCAAAAAGGGCATGTCGATGGTGGTCAATGACCCCAAGGGAACGGCCCATTATTATATTCACCACAGCAAGACCTATTCCATGGGAGGAAAGACCGGCACCAGTCAGGTGCGCCGGATCAGCAAGGCAGAACGGGATGAAGGTATACGCAAGTATGACGAAAAGCCCTGGATTGAACGGGAGCATGCCCTGTTTGTGGGATATGGTCCGGTCGAAGCGCCGCGCTATGCCGTATCCGTCCTGGTGGAACACGGCGGCGGCGGTGCCTCTTCTGCATCGCCCATTGCAGGTGATGTCATGCGCTATCTGCAGGAGAAAGACCGCAGGAAGCGGGATCTGCAACAAGGGGAGAGACACGCCTGA
- the mreD gene encoding rod shape-determining protein MreD, which translates to MASLEKKKEIGFRSFLPFLTSLLLAIVMVLPYKIPYFGNLMPYLTLIAVYYWVVVRPELLPVSAVFVIGLLQDILGGGPLGMMALLLLLVRQFVLIQGRNFLERDFLFNWLIFVIISMVFGFCSWAVASIYYKTVLNYWHAIGQSLLTIALFPVITWGLGKIRKRLKAEKR; encoded by the coding sequence ATGGCATCGCTTGAAAAGAAAAAAGAAATAGGGTTTCGCAGTTTCCTGCCGTTTCTGACCAGCCTGTTGCTGGCCATTGTCATGGTGCTGCCCTACAAGATCCCTTATTTCGGCAACCTGATGCCCTATCTGACCCTGATTGCGGTTTACTATTGGGTCGTGGTGCGGCCGGAGCTCCTGCCGGTCAGCGCGGTCTTTGTGATCGGCCTGCTGCAGGATATACTTGGCGGTGGGCCGCTGGGCATGATGGCCCTGTTGCTGCTTCTGGTCAGGCAGTTCGTCCTGATCCAGGGCCGGAATTTCCTGGAGCGGGATTTCCTGTTTAACTGGCTGATTTTTGTGATTATTTCCATGGTGTTCGGGTTCTGCAGCTGGGCGGTGGCGTCGATCTACTATAAAACCGTCCTGAATTACTGGCATGCCATTGGCCAGAGCCTGCTGACTATTGCCCTGTTTCCGGTCATCACATGGGGGCTTGGTAAAATCCGCAAGCGGCTGAAAGCTGAAAAAAGGTAG
- the mreC gene encoding rod shape-determining protein MreC, which translates to MKGFGQRFSAIFFILLSLALLVFGRNDNQAVESGRATVFDGFTTVLEVLSKPLETADDFVSWTQNLALVYSENERLRQENTRLRQEQIAASQLVIDNQRLSSLLNIREGHVTTIAASRVVSDSGSPFFKSVLINSGRDDGIRKGMAVVNEQGIVGRTINVGSGSARVLLVTDLNSRVPVKIASSGINVILEGDNSNQPLLNFLPLGAKVKVGDLVLTSGFAKVFPPDLPVGRVVEVSEEDGIRVNLAANLYRLNYVSVLGYDIASSPDAGVSAPETPAEQAAEEQN; encoded by the coding sequence ATGAAGGGGTTTGGACAGAGATTCTCGGCCATCTTCTTCATCCTTTTGTCCCTGGCCCTGCTGGTTTTCGGTCGTAACGACAACCAGGCGGTGGAAAGTGGCCGGGCGACTGTGTTTGACGGCTTTACCACGGTCCTGGAGGTCCTGTCCAAACCGCTGGAGACGGCGGATGATTTTGTCAGCTGGACCCAGAACCTGGCGCTGGTCTATTCGGAAAACGAACGGCTGCGGCAGGAAAATACCCGCCTGCGGCAGGAACAGATTGCCGCCAGCCAACTGGTCATCGACAACCAGCGATTATCCAGCCTGCTGAATATCCGGGAAGGGCATGTAACCACTATCGCCGCTTCCCGGGTGGTGTCCGACAGCGGCAGTCCCTTTTTCAAAAGCGTCCTGATCAACAGCGGCCGCGACGACGGGATCCGCAAGGGTATGGCCGTGGTCAACGAACAGGGAATTGTCGGTCGAACCATCAACGTGGGATCCGGCTCGGCCCGGGTCCTGCTGGTGACGGACCTGAACAGCCGGGTGCCGGTCAAGATCGCTTCCAGCGGCATTAATGTGATCCTGGAAGGGGATAACAGCAACCAGCCGCTTTTGAATTTCCTGCCCCTGGGTGCGAAAGTGAAAGTCGGGGACCTGGTCCTGACCAGCGGTTTCGCGAAAGTGTTCCCGCCGGACCTGCCGGTTGGCCGCGTTGTGGAAGTGAGTGAAGAAGACGGCATTCGTGTCAATCTGGCGGCGAACCTGTACCGCCTGAATTATGTCAGTGTATTGGGCTATGATATTGCATCAAGCCCGGATGCCGGCGTCAGCGCACCGGAAACGCCTGCTGAACAGGCGGCTGAGGAACAGAACTGA
- a CDS encoding rod shape-determining protein, which yields MFEKLLGMFSSDMAIDLGTANTLVYVKGRGIVLNEPSVVALKNEGGIKHVLAVGEEAKMMLGRTPGNIEAIRPLRDGVIADFEVAEAMIKDFIRKVHNRSMMANPQIVICVPSGSTPVERKAIRDSALEAGARRVFLIEEPMAAAIGAGLPVTEPTGSMIVDIGGGTSEVAVLSLGGIVYASSVRVGGDKMDEAIIAYIRRNHNLLIGESSAERIKKEIGTAAPPEDGVGKTMEIKGRDLMNGVPKEIVIDQLQISEALAEPVGAIVEGVKYALEQTPPELAADIVDKGIVLTGGGALLRDLDKVLRKATGLPVFVAEEPLTCVALGTGRSLEDEILKHVLSDSY from the coding sequence ATGTTCGAAAAACTCTTGGGGATGTTCTCCTCTGACATGGCAATTGATCTGGGTACTGCCAATACCCTTGTGTATGTAAAAGGCCGGGGAATTGTCCTCAATGAGCCCTCCGTGGTGGCCCTGAAGAATGAAGGCGGCATCAAGCATGTGCTGGCCGTCGGTGAAGAAGCCAAAATGATGCTGGGGCGTACGCCCGGCAATATCGAGGCGATCCGTCCGCTTCGCGACGGGGTGATTGCCGACTTTGAAGTGGCGGAAGCCATGATCAAGGATTTTATCCGCAAAGTTCATAACCGCAGCATGATGGCCAACCCGCAGATCGTGATCTGTGTGCCGTCCGGTTCCACGCCTGTGGAGCGCAAGGCCATTCGCGACAGCGCCCTGGAAGCGGGTGCCCGGCGCGTATTCCTGATCGAAGAGCCGATGGCGGCTGCTATCGGCGCCGGCCTGCCGGTGACCGAACCCACCGGCTCGATGATCGTCGATATCGGCGGCGGCACCAGCGAGGTGGCTGTATTGTCCCTCGGCGGCATTGTCTATGCCTCCTCCGTCCGGGTCGGCGGCGATAAAATGGACGAGGCCATTATCGCTTATATCCGTCGCAACCATAACCTGCTGATCGGTGAAAGCAGCGCGGAACGGATCAAGAAGGAAATCGGTACCGCTGCACCGCCGGAAGACGGCGTCGGCAAAACCATGGAAATCAAGGGCCGTGACCTGATGAACGGCGTGCCGAAAGAGATTGTCATCGACCAGTTGCAGATTTCCGAAGCTCTGGCCGAGCCGGTTGGCGCCATTGTCGAAGGCGTGAAATATGCCCTCGAGCAGACCCCGCCGGAACTGGCCGCCGATATCGTCGACAAGGGCATCGTCCTGACCGGTGGTGGCGCGCTGCTGCGTGACCTTGACAAGGTGCTGCGCAAGGCAACCGGCCTGCCGGTTTTTGTGGCGGAAGAGCCGCTGACCTGTGTGGCGCTCGGTACCGGGCGTTCGCTGGAAGACGAGATCCTCAAGCATGTTCTGAGCGACTCCTACTAA
- a CDS encoding 2-isopropylmalate synthase yields the protein MTTDKNRVIIFDTTLRDGEQSPGASMTLTEKIRVAEALEALGVDVIEAGFAIASNGDFESVNEVAKLMKKTSVCSLARASHKDIDRAWEALKPAVKPRIHTFISTSPLHMKFKLQMEPEEVLEAIADSVAYARNLCDDVEWSCEDGTRTEEDFLYKSIETAIKAGATTINVPDTVGYTTPQEYKEMIEKIIANVPDSDKAIFSTHCHNDLGLAVANSIAAVQGGARQIECTINGIGERAGNAALEEIVMAFRTRHDMLPYDTGVVTENITKTSRLVSSVTGLAVQNNKAIVGANAFAHESGIHQDGMLKNAETYEIMTPESVGLKESSLVMGKHSGRHAFREKLKDLGYELGDNEFMSAFQAFKDLADRKKTVYDEDIISIVDENMQDNDHIKVVGWKFVCEKGKANSAELELDIDGDQKTVFSEGNGPVDAAFKALRAIIGGEPHLQLYQVHAVTRGTDAQAEVTVRLEEDGKTVNGHAAHTDTLVASARAYANALNKLITKREKTAPAEMSA from the coding sequence ATGACGACAGATAAAAACCGAGTAATTATTTTTGACACCACCTTGCGTGACGGCGAACAGTCGCCGGGCGCATCCATGACCCTGACGGAAAAAATCCGCGTCGCCGAGGCCCTGGAGGCCCTGGGCGTGGACGTGATTGAAGCCGGCTTTGCCATCGCCTCCAACGGCGATTTTGAATCCGTCAACGAGGTGGCCAAATTGATGAAAAAGACCAGTGTCTGTTCACTGGCCCGGGCATCCCACAAGGATATCGACCGGGCGTGGGAGGCATTGAAACCGGCGGTCAAGCCCCGCATTCATACCTTTATTTCCACAAGCCCGCTGCATATGAAATTCAAGCTGCAGATGGAGCCGGAAGAGGTATTGGAAGCCATTGCCGACAGCGTGGCCTATGCCCGCAACCTGTGTGACGATGTGGAATGGTCCTGCGAGGACGGCACCCGCACCGAAGAGGATTTCCTGTACAAGTCCATCGAGACCGCCATCAAGGCCGGAGCGACCACCATCAATGTGCCCGACACCGTCGGTTACACCACGCCGCAGGAATATAAGGAGATGATCGAAAAGATCATCGCCAATGTGCCGGACAGCGACAAGGCAATCTTCTCGACCCATTGCCATAACGACCTGGGCCTGGCGGTGGCCAACAGTATTGCCGCGGTACAGGGCGGGGCGCGCCAGATCGAATGCACCATCAACGGCATCGGCGAGCGGGCCGGCAATGCGGCGCTGGAAGAAATCGTCATGGCCTTCCGCACCCGCCATGACATGCTGCCTTATGACACCGGCGTGGTGACCGAGAATATCACCAAGACCTCGCGCCTGGTCAGCTCAGTCACCGGCCTGGCGGTGCAGAATAACAAGGCCATCGTCGGCGCCAACGCCTTCGCCCACGAAAGCGGCATTCACCAGGACGGTATGCTGAAGAATGCCGAAACCTATGAAATCATGACCCCCGAGAGTGTGGGCCTGAAGGAATCCTCCCTGGTGATGGGCAAGCATTCCGGACGTCATGCCTTCCGTGAGAAGCTGAAGGACCTGGGCTACGAGCTGGGCGACAATGAATTCATGAGCGCCTTCCAGGCTTTCAAGGACCTGGCGGACCGCAAGAAGACCGTTTATGACGAGGATATCATCTCCATCGTTGACGAAAATATGCAGGACAACGACCATATCAAGGTGGTGGGCTGGAAATTCGTTTGTGAAAAAGGCAAGGCCAACAGCGCCGAGCTGGAGCTGGATATTGACGGCGATCAGAAAACGGTCTTTTCCGAAGGCAACGGTCCGGTGGATGCGGCCTTCAAGGCCCTGCGCGCCATTATCGGCGGTGAGCCGCATCTGCAGCTCTATCAGGTTCATGCGGTGACCAGGGGAACTGACGCCCAGGCAGAAGTCACCGTGCGGCTGGAAGAGGACGGCAAGACCGTGAACGGCCATGCGGCCCATACCGATACCCTGGTGGCGTCTGCCAGGGCCTATGCCAACGCCTTGAACAAGCTGATCACCAAGCGCGAAAAAACAGCGCCGGCGGAGATGAGCGCCTGA
- a CDS encoding sensor histidine kinase, with the protein MLQFWHPHLLLCLALLPVPILLYRKRLAVAHLSAGYNRLFAGVCLVTLISFVDYLEEVPPGQKLSELLFGIPRFGPTLIYVYVVAFMLMIWGISNWLAAVSNVTREVELRKKAENDLRELSRKSNELAAQAEEASQAKSAFLANMSHELRTPLNAIIGYSELLRNKNIPMNEVKRDEYAEHIFRSGRHLLDLINDILDLAKVESGKLEVHKGPVDVLHLLQDCEKFVSAMAEREGVTVEVDCPDREIISDEKVLKQIILNLMTNAVKYNQPEGSVKVTGRFENDCLRIDVVDTGVGMTEKEISLVMEPFVQIDNSYSRKVEGTGLGLALVNSFTELLGGTVSIVSIKNEGTTVSLTLPEK; encoded by the coding sequence TTGTTGCAATTCTGGCATCCACATCTGCTGTTGTGTCTGGCGTTACTGCCGGTGCCGATCCTGCTGTACAGAAAACGCCTCGCCGTGGCCCATCTCAGCGCAGGCTACAATCGCCTTTTTGCAGGTGTATGCCTGGTCACCCTGATCTCTTTCGTCGATTACCTGGAAGAAGTCCCGCCCGGACAGAAGCTGTCTGAGCTCCTCTTTGGCATCCCGCGGTTCGGACCGACATTGATTTATGTCTATGTGGTGGCATTTATGCTGATGATCTGGGGAATTAGCAACTGGCTGGCCGCCGTTTCCAATGTCACCCGGGAAGTTGAACTGCGAAAAAAGGCGGAAAATGATCTCCGCGAACTGTCGCGTAAATCCAATGAACTGGCGGCCCAGGCGGAAGAAGCCAGCCAGGCCAAGTCAGCCTTCCTCGCCAATATGTCCCACGAGCTGCGCACGCCACTTAACGCGATCATTGGCTACTCGGAACTCCTCAGGAACAAAAACATCCCCATGAATGAAGTCAAAAGGGATGAATATGCCGAGCATATTTTCCGTAGCGGCCGGCACCTGCTGGACCTGATCAATGACATTCTTGACCTGGCCAAGGTCGAGTCCGGCAAGCTGGAAGTCCACAAGGGTCCTGTGGATGTCCTGCACCTGTTGCAGGATTGTGAGAAATTTGTCTCCGCCATGGCCGAGAGAGAAGGCGTCACCGTGGAAGTGGACTGCCCTGACAGGGAAATCATCAGCGATGAGAAAGTCCTCAAACAGATTATCCTCAACCTGATGACCAATGCCGTTAAATACAACCAGCCCGAAGGATCAGTTAAAGTAACCGGCCGGTTTGAAAATGACTGCCTCCGGATAGACGTGGTCGACACGGGCGTCGGCATGACCGAGAAAGAGATCTCACTGGTGATGGAGCCCTTCGTCCAGATCGACAACAGCTACAGCCGCAAAGTGGAAGGCACGGGACTTGGCCTGGCCCTGGTCAACAGCTTTACCGAATTGCTGGGCGGTACTGTCAGCATCGTGTCGATAAAAAATGAAGGCACTACCGTCAGCCTGACACTGCCCGAAAAATAA
- the ilvC gene encoding ketol-acid reductoisomerase: protein MRVYYDRDADVNLIKTKNVAIIGYGSQGHAHAANLRDSGVENIVIGLRENSGSRKKAEGAGFKCMTPAEAAKWADVVMVLVPDELQADLYKDDLKDNMKEGAALLFAHGLNVHFKLIEPRADMDVFMIAPKGPGHTVRSEYLRGGGVPTLIAVYQDASGNSLDLGLSYASANGGGRAGIIETTFKEECETDLFGEQAVLCGGASALVQAGFETLVEAGYAPEMAYFECLHELKLIVDLMYEGGIANMRYSISNTAEYGDYVTGPRIITEETKKEMKRVLADIQEGRFVYDFMLDNKVGQVKLKAARAKGAAHGIEEVGERLRGMMPWLKENQLVDKEKN, encoded by the coding sequence ATGCGCGTCTATTATGATCGCGATGCAGATGTGAACCTGATCAAAACCAAAAATGTCGCCATTATCGGGTACGGCTCCCAGGGCCATGCCCATGCCGCCAACCTGCGCGACAGCGGTGTTGAAAATATTGTTATCGGCCTGCGTGAAAATTCCGGCTCCCGCAAGAAAGCGGAAGGCGCCGGTTTCAAATGCATGACCCCGGCCGAAGCCGCCAAATGGGCTGACGTGGTTATGGTGCTGGTGCCCGATGAGCTGCAGGCTGACCTCTATAAGGACGACCTGAAAGACAATATGAAGGAAGGCGCCGCCCTGCTGTTTGCCCATGGTCTCAATGTTCACTTCAAGCTGATCGAGCCGCGTGCGGACATGGATGTCTTCATGATCGCGCCGAAAGGCCCGGGCCATACCGTGCGTTCCGAATATTTGCGTGGCGGCGGCGTGCCGACCCTGATCGCGGTTTACCAGGATGCCTCCGGCAACAGCCTTGACCTTGGCCTGTCCTATGCTTCCGCCAATGGCGGTGGCCGCGCCGGCATCATCGAAACCACCTTCAAGGAAGAATGTGAAACCGACCTGTTCGGTGAGCAGGCTGTGCTGTGCGGCGGCGCGTCCGCGCTGGTCCAGGCCGGCTTTGAAACCCTGGTGGAAGCCGGTTACGCTCCGGAAATGGCCTACTTCGAGTGCCTGCACGAACTGAAGCTGATTGTGGACCTGATGTATGAAGGCGGGATCGCCAACATGCGCTACTCCATCTCCAACACGGCCGAATATGGCGACTATGTCACCGGCCCGCGCATCATTACCGAAGAAACCAAGAAGGAAATGAAACGGGTTCTGGCCGACATTCAGGAAGGCCGCTTTGTCTATGACTTCATGCTGGACAATAAAGTCGGCCAGGTGAAGCTGAAAGCCGCCCGCGCCAAAGGTGCCGCTCATGGTATCGAGGAAGTGGGTGAGCGTCTGCGCGGCATGATGCCGTGGCTGAAGGAAAACCAGCTGGTGGACAAGGAAAAGAACTAG
- the ilvN gene encoding acetolactate synthase small subunit: MNAKTVEPVARHTISIIVDNEAGVLARVIGLFSGRGYNIEHLTVAPVDLEGNDSRITVVTAGTPMVIEQIKAQLERLVPVHKVGDLTLEGPSVERELALVKVHCEGSDRDEAQRVGDAFRARIVDSTRDSFIFEITGKSEKIKAFIELMDEFGLVEVVRTGVAALTRGREPL, translated from the coding sequence ATGAATGCAAAAACAGTTGAACCGGTCGCGCGCCACACCATTTCCATCATCGTTGACAACGAGGCCGGGGTTCTGGCCCGGGTGATCGGGCTTTTTTCCGGCCGCGGCTACAATATCGAGCATCTGACCGTGGCCCCGGTCGACCTGGAAGGAAATGATTCCCGCATCACCGTGGTGACGGCCGGAACGCCCATGGTCATTGAACAGATCAAGGCCCAGCTGGAGCGGCTGGTGCCGGTGCACAAGGTCGGCGACCTGACCCTGGAAGGTCCCAGCGTGGAACGGGAACTGGCCCTGGTCAAAGTCCATTGTGAAGGAAGTGACCGGGACGAGGCCCAGCGCGTGGGCGACGCCTTCCGGGCGCGGATTGTCGACAGCACCCGCGACAGCTTTATTTTCGAAATCACCGGCAAGTCCGAAAAAATCAAAGCCTTTATCGAGCTGATGGATGAATTCGGGCTGGTTGAAGTGGTCAGAACCGGCGTTGCGGCATTGACCCGCGGCCGGGAACCGCTATAA
- a CDS encoding acetolactate synthase 3 large subunit, translating to MSSDKISGAEILLKSLQDLGVDVIFGYPGGAVLPIYDEIYKQENIKHVLVRHEQAAVHAAEGYARSTGKPGVVLVTSGPGATNAVTGLTDAMLDSIPIVCLTGQVPVHLIGSDAFQEADTVGITRHCTKHNYLVRDVDDLSRTIHEAFYVASSGRPGPVVIDIPKNVQIDKSSVIHSGRLEHRSYKPQLKGDMDAIKQAVELIAGAKKPVFYTGGGLINSGTASCQLLREFVRMTGAPITSTLMGLGAYPASDKQFLGMLGMHGTYESNMAMHDCDVMICIGARFDDRVTGRLDAFSPKSKKIHVDIDRSSINKNVRVDVPIVGDAAHVLESMIKIWKSGVHEMDKGALEDWWNEIDGWRERKSLQYKMSDKVIMPQYAIERLYALTKDKKPYITTEVGQHQMWAAQYFGFDEPHQWMTSGGLGTMGYGFPAAIGVQMAHPDALVIDIAGEASIQMNIQELATAMQYDTPVKLFILNNEYMGMVRQWQQLNHGSRYSHSYSESLPDFVKLAEAYGAHGIRCSNPADLDAAIMEMIECDKPVIFDCQVAKLANCFPMVPSGAAHNEMILPDDEEFAEFEGGAALV from the coding sequence ATGTCTTCGGATAAAATCAGCGGCGCGGAAATCTTACTCAAATCCCTGCAGGATTTGGGTGTGGATGTCATCTTCGGATATCCGGGCGGCGCCGTGCTACCGATCTACGATGAAATTTACAAACAGGAAAATATCAAGCATGTCCTGGTGCGTCATGAGCAGGCGGCTGTCCATGCGGCGGAAGGCTATGCCCGGTCAACCGGCAAGCCGGGGGTTGTTCTGGTGACGTCCGGCCCGGGCGCGACCAATGCGGTAACCGGCCTGACCGATGCCATGCTGGACAGTATTCCGATCGTCTGCCTGACCGGCCAGGTGCCGGTTCACCTGATCGGCTCCGACGCGTTCCAGGAAGCGGATACGGTCGGCATTACCCGGCATTGCACCAAGCACAACTATCTGGTGAGGGATGTGGATGATCTGTCCCGCACCATTCACGAGGCCTTTTATGTGGCAAGCTCCGGCCGGCCCGGCCCGGTGGTGATCGATATTCCCAAGAACGTCCAGATCGACAAAAGCAGTGTTATCCACAGCGGCCGACTGGAACATCGCAGCTATAAACCCCAGCTCAAGGGGGATATGGATGCGATCAAACAGGCAGTGGAGCTGATCGCCGGGGCCAAAAAGCCGGTGTTCTATACCGGCGGTGGCCTGATCAACTCCGGCACGGCCTCTTGCCAGCTGCTGCGCGAATTTGTCCGCATGACCGGCGCGCCCATTACCTCGACGCTGATGGGGCTGGGCGCCTATCCGGCGTCCGACAAACAATTCCTCGGCATGCTCGGCATGCACGGCACCTATGAATCCAATATGGCCATGCATGACTGTGATGTGATGATCTGCATCGGGGCGCGTTTTGACGACCGGGTTACCGGCCGCCTTGACGCCTTTTCGCCCAAGTCGAAAAAGATCCATGTGGATATCGACCGTTCGTCCATCAACAAGAATGTGCGTGTCGACGTGCCGATTGTTGGCGACGCCGCCCATGTTCTGGAGAGCATGATCAAGATCTGGAAGTCCGGCGTGCACGAGATGGATAAAGGAGCCCTGGAAGACTGGTGGAACGAGATTGACGGCTGGCGCGAGCGCAAGAGCCTGCAATACAAGATGTCCGACAAGGTCATCATGCCCCAGTATGCGATCGAGCGCCTCTATGCCCTGACCAAGGACAAGAAACCCTATATCACCACCGAAGTGGGCCAGCACCAGATGTGGGCAGCCCAGTATTTCGGGTTTGACGAGCCGCACCAGTGGATGACGTCCGGCGGCCTCGGCACCATGGGATACGGTTTCCCGGCCGCGATCGGGGTGCAGATGGCCCATCCGGATGCACTGGTGATCGATATCGCCGGGGAAGCGTCCATCCAGATGAATATCCAGGAATTGGCTACGGCGATGCAGTATGACACGCCGGTCAAGCTGTTCATCCTGAACAATGAATATATGGGCATGGTGCGCCAGTGGCAGCAGCTGAACCACGGCAGTCGCTACAGCCACAGCTATTCGGAAAGCCTGCCGGACTTCGTCAAGCTGGCGGAGGCCTACGGGGCGCACGGCATCCGCTGCAGCAATCCGGCCGACCTGGATGCGGCGATCATGGAGATGATTGAATGCGACAAGCCGGTAATCTTTGATTGCCAGGTGGCCAAGCTGGCCAACTGTTTCCCGATGGTGCCTTCCGGGGCGGCTCATAACGAAATGATCCTGCCCGATGATGAGGAGTTCGCGGAATTTGAAGGGGGAGCTGCGCTGGTATAA